A genomic window from Gossypium hirsutum isolate 1008001.06 chromosome D12, Gossypium_hirsutum_v2.1, whole genome shotgun sequence includes:
- the LOC107946476 gene encoding proline-rich receptor-like protein kinase PERK9 isoform X1, translating into MATTSPPPQSSPPAPSPASATSPPPSTPPPANAIPPPSQSQSPPPDVSAAPPPLTLSPPSPAESSPPPLQASPPPPPISPTSPPSTSTSPPPSPPPSSPPPSPPPSAPRPSPPQTPSPPPQTPSPPPPTPSTQPPVPSPPPPAPPPRLPPPVSSPPPSSQPPLSTPPPSQPPLSTPPPNPPPPPSQTPPTEPPNSPPPPSSISPAPTSPSKRTPPSSQPTPSPSNSTPSSSPPPSISRLSPPPPPQVLTPPTDNRTVNAPGPSAPESSDSGNDGIGVGGAVAIGVAVGIIVLSLIGLAVWCLRRQKKTKLTRVNGGYVMPSPLGSSPRSDSSPTKTHSSAPLIGSSSGSDFVHSPPMMPEPGGLGNSKTWFTYEELTIATNGFSDQNLLGEGGFGAVYKGCLPDGREVAVKQLKIGGGQGEREFKAEVAIISRIHHRHLVSLVGYCISENRRLLIYDYVPNNTLYFHLHREGMPVLDWATRLKIAAGAARGIAYLHEDCHPRIIHRDIKSSNILLDNNFEAQVSDFGLAKLALDANTHVTTRVMGTFGYMAPEYASSGKLTEKSDVFSFGVVLLELITGRKPVDASQPLGDESLVEWARPLLSHALDSEDFGYLADPKLGGNYVESEMFRMIEAATACVRHSAAKRPRMGQIVRAFESLATSDLSNGMKVGESEVFNSAQQSEEIRWFRRIAFGSQNYSTDYFSESSISRGS; encoded by the exons ATGGCAACCACATCACCACCTCCACAATCTTCTCCTCCAGCTCCGTCGCCAGCTTCTGCTACCAGTCCACCACCAAGCACTCCTCCTCCGGCTAATGCTATTCCGCCACCCTCTCAATCTCAATCTCCACCTCCGGATGTTTCTGCAGCTCCACCTCCACTCACCTTGTCACCACCATCCCCTGCTGAATCTTCACCTCCACCCCTGCAGGCCTCCCCTCCTCCCCCACCTATTTCACCCACTTCCCCTCCTTCCACTTCCACTTCTCCACCGCCTTCGCCACCACCATCAAGCCCGCCACCTAGTCCTCCACCATCTGCACCCAGGCCATCACCTCCACAAACTCCATCACCACCTCCACAAACTCCATCACCACCTCCACCAACACCATCTACTCAACCGCCTGTTCCTTCACCACCACCGCCAGCACCGCCGCCGCGATTGCCACCACCTGTTAGTTCACCGCCACCATCATCACAACCTCCCCTTTCAACGCCACCACCATCACAACCTCCCCTTTCAACGCCACCACCAAATCCACCGCCGCCACCATCACAAACTCCGCCAACAGAACCACCAAATTCCCCTCCTCCGCCATCTTCAATATCTCCTGCCCCGACATCTCCCTCTAAGCGTACACCACCCAGTTCTCAACCAACACCTTCACCCTCTAATTCTACTCCAAGCTCATCTCCACCACCATCTATATCAAGATTAtcacctcctcctcctcctcaagTTTTGACTCCACCAACTGATAATCGGACTGTAAATGCTCCTGGTCCAAGTGCACCAGAAAGTTCAGACTCAGGTAATGATGGCATTGGTGTAGGAGGTGCAGTTGCTATAGGAGTAGCTGTAGGGATCATTGTGCTTAGCCTTATTGGGCTGGCTGTCTGGTGCTTGAGGAGGCAGAAGAAAACGAAGCTTACTCGAGTTAATGGTGGTTATGTTATGCCATCCCCACTAGGCTCTTCCCCGAGATCAG ATTCATCCCCTACAAAGACGCATTCTTCTGCTCCTCTTATTGGAAGTAGTTCTGGAAGTGATTTTGTACATTCACCACCGATGATGCCGGAACCTGGTGGCTTAGGCAATTCAAAGACATGGTTTACATATGAAGAATTAACCATCGCTACCAATGGTTTTTCAGACCAAAATCTTTTGGGTGAAGGTGGATTTGGGGCTGTTTATAAAGGTTGCTTACCAGATGGAAGAGAGGTGGCAGTGAAGCAGCTAAAAATTGGTGGGGGACAGGGTGAACGAGAATTTAAAGCAGAGGTTGCTATTATTAGTCGTATACACCATCGCCATTTGGTTTCACTTGTCGGTTACTGCATCTCTGAGAACCGGAGACTGCTCATATATGATTATGTCCCTAATAATACCCTTTATTTCCATCTTCATA GAGAAGGTATGCCAGTTTTGGATTGGGCAACACGTCTTAAAATTGCTGCTGGTGCAGCTCGTGGGATAGCTTATCTCCATGAAGACT GTCATCCTCGTATTATTCATAGGGATATCAAATCGTCAAACATTCTTTTAGATAACAACTTTGAAGCTCAG GTTTCGGACTTTGGACTTGCCAAGTTAGCTCTGGATGCAAATACTCATGTAACAACACGTGTTATGGGAACTTTTGG ATACATGGCCCCAGAATATGCATCAAGTGGTAAATTGACTGAGAAATCTGATGTATTTTCTTTTGGAGTCGTGCTTTTGGAGCTAATTACTGGACGAAAGCCTGTAGATGCATCTCAACCTCTTGGTGATGAAAGTCTAGTTGAATGG GCCAGGCCTTTACTGAGTCATGCACTGGATAGTGAGGACTTTGGGTATTTAGCAGATCCAAAGCTTGGTGGAAACTATGTTGAAAGTGAAATGTTTAGGATGATCGAGGCTGCCACAGCTTGTGTGCGGCATTCTGCTGCAAAAAGACCACGGATGGGACAG ATTGTGAGAGCTTTTGAAAGTTTGGCCACCTCAGATCTGAGCAATGGAATGAAAGTAGGTGAAAGTGAGGTATTTAACTCAGCACAGCAATCTGAAGAAATCAGATGGTTTCGGAGGATAGCTTTTGGCAGTCAAAATTACAGTACAGATTATTTTAGCGAAAGTAGCATTAGCAGGGGTAGTTGA
- the LOC107946475 gene encoding probable calcium-binding protein CML15: protein MAMMSSCGNITVQSADQLKQLKDIFMRFDMDSDGSLTQLELAALLRSLGLKPSGDQIHLLLGDIDANGNGLVEFEELVSAILPDITHQILINEAQLLEVFQLFDRDGNGFITPAELAGSMAKMGHPLTFRELSDMMKEADSNGDGVVSFFEFTSIMANSAADFLGIKLNHSVK from the coding sequence ATGGCGATGATGAGTAGCTGTGGGAACATAACCGTCCAATCGGCTGACCAACTGAAGCAATTGAAGGACATATTCATGCGTTTCGACATGGATTCCGACGGCAGCCTCACCCAGCTTGAGCTGGCCGCTCTCTTGCGCTCCTTGGGTCTCAAGCCTAGTGGTGACCAGATCCACCTTTTGCTAGGCGACATTGATGCTAACGGGAATGGTCTTGTGGAGTTCGAGGAATTGGTGAGCGCCATTCTGCCCGACATCACCCACCAAATTTTGATAAACGAGGCCCAGTTGTTGGAGGTTTTCCAATTATTTGATCGGGATGGCAATGGGTTTATTACGCCCGCGGAGCTTGCTGGCTCTATGGCTAAGATGGGCCATCCCTTGACCTTCCGTGAACTTTCCGATATGATGAAAGAGGCTGATTCCAATGGAGACGGCGTCGTAAGTTTCTTTGAGTTTACTAGTATCATGGCCAATTCAGCTGCCGATTTTCTTGGTATTAAACTTAACCATTCTGTTAAGTAA
- the LOC107946474 gene encoding putative phospholipid-transporting ATPase 9, with product MSGGRRRKVLMSRIYGVACGKASFKEDHSQIGGPGFSRIVYCNEPNSLEAGTRNYSDNYVSTTKYTVATFLPKSLFEQFRRVANFFFLVTGILSFTAIAPYSALSAIVPLIIVIGATMIKEGVEDWRRQQQDIEVNNRKVKVHQGDGNFHHTEWKNLRVGDIVKVEKDEFFPTDLILLASSYEDAVCYVETMNLDGETNLKLKQALEVTSSLHNDYNFRDFKAIVKCEDPNANLYSFVGTMEFEEQQHPLSPQQLLLRDSKLRNTDYIYGAVVFTGHDTKVMQNATDPPSKRSKIEKTMDRVIYLMFFIVFIMGFVGSIFFGIATENDYEGGRIKRRWYLRPDNAEIFFDPERAPVAAIYHFLTALLLYSYFIPISLYVSIEIVKVLQSIFINQDSHMYYEEADKPAHARTSNLNEELGQVDTILSDKTGTLTCNSMEFIKCSIAGTAYGRGVTEVERAIYRKKGSPVVHEPNGLNHIEDSADANPAIKGFNFKDERIMNGNWVNEPRADVIQKFFRLLAICHTAIPEVDEENGNISYEAESPDEAAFVIAARVLGFEFHNRTQTSISLHELDPVPGKRVNRLYKLLNVLEFDSTRKRMSVIVRDEEGKLLLLCKGADSVMFERLAKGGRDFEEDTREHMNEYADAGLRTLVLAYRELSENEYEVFNEKMTEAKNSVSADRETLIDGVAEMIERDLILLGATAVEDKLQNGVPDCIDKLAQAGIKLWVLTGDKMETAINIGYACSLLRQGMKQIIINLDTPEIQSLEKTGDKDAVIKASRKSVMEQIVSGKSQVSALSAISEAFALIIDGKSLAYALEDDMKNIFLELAIGCASVICCRSSPKQKALVTRLVKLGTGKTTLAIGDGANDVGMLQEADIGIGISGVEGMQAVMSSDVAIAQFRYLERLLLVHGHWCYRRISSMICYFFYKNIAFGFTIFLYEAYTSFSAQPAYNDWYLTLFNVFFSSLPVIAMGVFDQDVSARFCLKFPLLYQEGVQNVLFSWRRIVSWMFNGFYSAIIIFFFCSRALEQQAFNDEGKTASKDILGGTMYTCIVWVVNLQMALSISYFTLIQHIVIWGTIAFWYVFQLAYGALPASFSTDAYRVFVEALAPAPSYWFITLFVVIATLTPYFLYSAIQMRFFPMYHEMIQWIRHEGLSDDPLYCEMVRQRSIRPTTVGFTARRAASRRQ from the exons ATGAGTGGTGGTAGGAGGAGAAAGGTGTTGATGAGCAGGATCTATGGGGTTGCATGTGGTAAAGCATCATTCAAGGAAGACCACTCCCAGATTGGGGGGCCGGGATTTTCCAGGATTGTTTATTGTAATGAACCAAATTCCTTGGAGGCGGGAACCCGTAATTACTCTGATAATTATGTCAGTACTACCAAGTATACCGTTGCTACATTCTTGCCCAAGTCCTTGTTCGAGCAATTCAGGAGGGTCGCCAACTTCTTCTTTTTGGTCACTGGTATTCTTTCCTTCACTGCTATTGCTCCTTATTCCGCTCTTAGTGCTATCGTCCCTCTCATCATCGTTATTGGCGCTACTATGATCAAAGAAGGTGTTGAGGATTGGCGCCGACAACAGCAG GATATAGAGGTGAACAACAGAAAGGTAAAAGTTCATCAAGGTGATGGCAACTTTCATCATACTGAATGGAAGAATCTTAGAGTGGGAGATATTGTAAAGGTGGAGAAAGATGAATTCTTTCCAACAGACCTCATCTTGCTTGCATCCAGTTACGAGGATGCAGTCTGTTATGTTGAGACCATGAACCTTGATGGAGAAACAAATTTGAAACTCAAACAAGCACTAGAGGTAACTTCATCCTTACATAATGACTATAACTTTCGGGACTTTAAAGCTATTGTTAAATGTGAGGACCCAAATGCAAATTTGTACTCATTTGTTGGAACCATGGAGTTTGAAGAGCAGCAACATCCCCTTTCTCCTCAACAACTTCTCCTTCGAGACTCAAAACTCCGAAATACAGATTACATATATGGGGCGGTTGTCTTCACTGGTCATGACACGAAGGTCATGCAAAATGCTACAGACCCTCCTTCTAAGAGAAGCAAAATTGAGAAGACAATGGATCGCGTTATCTACTTAATGTTTTTTATCGTTTTTATAATGGGATTTGTTGGTTCTATTTTCTTTGGGATTGCAACTGAAAATGACTATGAAGGTGGGAGGATTAAAAGGAGATGGTATCTTAGACCTGATAATGCCGAAATTTTTTTTGATCCTGAAAGGGCCCCAGTTGCAGCAATTTATCACTTCCTAACGGCTCTTCTTCTGTATAGCTACTTCATCCCAATCTCCTTGTATGTGTCAATAGAAATTGTTAAAGTTCTTCAGAGCATCTTCATCAATCAAGATAGTCACATGTATTATGAGGAGGCTGACAAACCAGCACATGCCCGTACCTCTAATTTGAATGAAGAGCTTGGCCAAGTCGACACAATACTTTCTGATAAGACGGGAACACTAACTTGTAATTCAATGGAGTTCATCAAGTGTTCTATTGCTGGTACAGCTTATGGCCGTGGTGTTACAGAGGTTGAGAGGGCTATTTATAGAAAGAAAGGTTCACCTGTGGTCCATGAACCAAATGGTCTCAACCATATTGAGGATTCTGCTGATGCAAACCCAGCCATTAAAGGTTTTAACTTTAAGGATGAAAGGATCATGAATGGTAATTGGGTTAATGAGCCTCGTGCAGATGTCATCCAGAAGTTTTTCCGTCTGTTAGCAATCTGTCATACTGCAATACCTGAAGTGGATGAAGAGAATGGAAATATTTCATATGAGGCGGAATCACCTGATGAAGCAGCATTTGTGATTGCAGCAAGAGTACTAGGTTTTGAATTCCACAATAGGACACAAACAAGCATCTCCTTACATGAGTTGGATCCTGTCCCTGGAAAGAGAGTTAACAG GTTATATAAACTTTTGAACGTTCTAGAGTTTGACAGCACCAGAAAACGGATGTCTGTAATTGTGAGAGATGAAGAGGGAAAACTTCTTCTACTCTGCAAAGGTGCTGACAG TGTCATGTTTGAAAGACTGGCCAAGGGTGGTCGTGACTTTGAAGAGGATACTAGAGAGCACATGAATGAGTATGCTGATGCAGGCCTGAGGACCCTAGTCCTAGCATATCGTGAACTTTCAGAAAATGAATACGAGGTGTTTAATGAGAAAATGACTGAGGCAAAGAACTCAGTTAGTGCAGATCGCGAAACCTTAATTGATGGAGTTGCAGAAATGATTGAAAGGGATCTAATTCTCTTAGGGGCTACGGCTGTTGAGGACAAACTCCAAAATGGG GTCCCTGACTGCATTGACAAACTTGCTCAAGCTGGGATTAAGCTATGGGTATTGACTGGAGACAAGATGGAGACAGCCATCAATATTGG TTATGCATGTAGTTTGCTTAGACAAGGAATGAAGcagattataattaatttagacaCTCCAGAAATCCAGTCATTAGAGAAAACTGGAGATAAGGATGCCGTCATCAAG GCGTCAAGAAAAAGTGTTATGGAGCAGATAGTTTCAGGAAAGTCTCAGGTGTCTGCATTGAGTGCAATATCCGAGGCTTTTGCCTTAATCATTGATGGGAAATCCCTCGCTTATGCTCTAGAGGATGATATGAAGAATATTTTTCTAGAGCTTGCTATTGGTTGTGCATCTGTAATTTGCTGCCGCTCTTCGCCAAAACAAAAGGCATTG GTTACAAGACTGGTAAAACTAGGAACTGGTAAAACAACGTTAGCCATCGGTGATGGTGCTAATGATGTGGGAATGCTTCAAGAAGCAGATATTGGAATTGGAATCAGTGGTGTGGAAGGAATGCAG GCAGTTATGTCAAGTGATGTCGCAATTGCTCAGTTCCGATATTTGGAGCGCTTGCTACTTGTTCATGGACATTGGTGTTACAGGAGAATTTCTTCAATG ATATGCTACTTTTTCTACAAGAATATTGCATTTGGTTTCACAATCTTCCTATACGAGGCGTACACATCGTTTTCAGCTCAACCTGCCTACAACGATTGGTATTTGACACTCTTTAACGTCTTCTTCTCATCACTTCCAGTAATTGCTATGGGAGTTTTTGACCAGGACGTATCTGCACGGTTTTGTCTCAAG TTTCCTCTGTTATACCAAGAAGGAGTGCAGAATGTTCTCTTCAGCTGGCGGCGCATAGTGAGCTGGATGTTTAACGGGTTTTACAGTGCCATAATCATCTTTTTCTTCTGCTCGAGAGCATTGGAGCAGCAGGCCTTCAATGATGAGGGTAAAACTGCTAGTAAAGACATTTTAGGGGGAACAATGTACACATGCATTGTGTGGGTTGTGAACCTGCAGATGGCCCTTTCAATTAGTTACTTCACCTTGATACAACATATTGTCATCTGGGGTACCATTGCATTCTGGTACGTGTTCCAATTGGCGTATGGTGCCTTGCCTGCTAGTTTTTCCACTGATGCCTACAGAGTGTTCGTTGAAGCTCTTGCCCCAGCTCCTTCATACTGGTTCATTACACTTTTTGTTGTCATTGCGACCCTCACTCCATACTTCTTATACTCTGCTATTCAGATGCGCTTCTTTCCCATGTATCACGAAATGATACAGTGGATAAGACATGAGGGGCTATCCGATGATCCACTCTACTGTGAAATGGTGCGCCAAAGATCCATCCGCCCAACTACTGTGGGCTTCACTGCTCGGCGAGCAGCAAGCCGAAGACAATAA
- the LOC107946477 gene encoding uncharacterized protein, which translates to MSCESATNLFSMGSLFLPWTTILIAMEMEECNMLAADCIVICCCSQCLILQIIIFVFLKFPAKLIKKTKQYAKKKLIGRRRKEGKMKDGLFQEVQLEVVTKSCMSMSIELRQAGFGDAQYGVQCCCIQEAEKVLEELSSRGEFAFGSFWGRSLHSDTSSSPSCHLPNGRFDFVECYELVDMSSFISAAATC; encoded by the coding sequence ATGAGTTGTGAAAGTGCAACCAATTTATTTTCCATGGGCAGCCTTTTTCTTCCTTGGACAACCATATTGATAGCTATGGAGATGGAAGAGTGCAACATGCTTGCTGCTGATTGTATAGTCATATGCTGCTGTAGCCAATGCCTGATTCTCCAGATCATCATCTTTGTGTTCCTCAAATTTCCTGCCAAACTCATTAAGAAAACCAAACAATATGCCAAGAAGAAACTAATTGGACGGCGAAGAAAGGAAGGGAAGATGAAGGATGGATTATTTCAAGAAGTACAACTAGAAGTAGTTACAAAAAGTTGCATGAGCATGAGTATAGAATTAAGGCAAGCTGGTTTTGGAGATGCCCAATATGGGGTTCAATGTTGTTGTATACAGGAAGCTGAGAAGGTGTTGGAGGAGCTGTCTAGTAGAGGGGAGTTTGCATTTGGAAGCTTTTGGGGCAGATCACTCCACTCTGACACATCCTCCTCACCATCATGTCATCTACCCAACGGAAGATTTGATTTTGTAGAGTGCTATGAGTTAGTCGACATGTCTTCTTTCATTTCAGCTGCTGCTACCTGCTAG
- the LOC107946476 gene encoding proline-rich receptor-like protein kinase PERK9 isoform X2 translates to MATTSPPPQSSPPAPSPASATSPPPSTPPPANAIPPPSQSQSPPPDVSAAPPPLTLSPPSPAESSPPPLQASPPPPPISPTSPPSTSTSPPPSPPPSSPPPSPPPSAPRPSPPQTPSPPPQTPSPPPPTPSTQPPVPSPPPPAPPPRLPPPVSSPPPSSQPPLSTPPPSQPPLSTPPPNPPPPPSQTPPTEPPNSPPPPSSISPAPTSPSKRTPPSSQPTPSPSNSTPSSSPPPSISRLSPPPPPQVLTPPTDNRTVNAPGPSAPESSDSGNDGIGVGGAVAIGVAVGIIVLSLIGLAVWCLRRQKKTKLTRVNGGYVMPSPLGSSPRSGEGMPVLDWATRLKIAAGAARGIAYLHEDCHPRIIHRDIKSSNILLDNNFEAQVSDFGLAKLALDANTHVTTRVMGTFGYMAPEYASSGKLTEKSDVFSFGVVLLELITGRKPVDASQPLGDESLVEWARPLLSHALDSEDFGYLADPKLGGNYVESEMFRMIEAATACVRHSAAKRPRMGQIVRAFESLATSDLSNGMKVGESEVFNSAQQSEEIRWFRRIAFGSQNYSTDYFSESSISRGS, encoded by the exons ATGGCAACCACATCACCACCTCCACAATCTTCTCCTCCAGCTCCGTCGCCAGCTTCTGCTACCAGTCCACCACCAAGCACTCCTCCTCCGGCTAATGCTATTCCGCCACCCTCTCAATCTCAATCTCCACCTCCGGATGTTTCTGCAGCTCCACCTCCACTCACCTTGTCACCACCATCCCCTGCTGAATCTTCACCTCCACCCCTGCAGGCCTCCCCTCCTCCCCCACCTATTTCACCCACTTCCCCTCCTTCCACTTCCACTTCTCCACCGCCTTCGCCACCACCATCAAGCCCGCCACCTAGTCCTCCACCATCTGCACCCAGGCCATCACCTCCACAAACTCCATCACCACCTCCACAAACTCCATCACCACCTCCACCAACACCATCTACTCAACCGCCTGTTCCTTCACCACCACCGCCAGCACCGCCGCCGCGATTGCCACCACCTGTTAGTTCACCGCCACCATCATCACAACCTCCCCTTTCAACGCCACCACCATCACAACCTCCCCTTTCAACGCCACCACCAAATCCACCGCCGCCACCATCACAAACTCCGCCAACAGAACCACCAAATTCCCCTCCTCCGCCATCTTCAATATCTCCTGCCCCGACATCTCCCTCTAAGCGTACACCACCCAGTTCTCAACCAACACCTTCACCCTCTAATTCTACTCCAAGCTCATCTCCACCACCATCTATATCAAGATTAtcacctcctcctcctcctcaagTTTTGACTCCACCAACTGATAATCGGACTGTAAATGCTCCTGGTCCAAGTGCACCAGAAAGTTCAGACTCAGGTAATGATGGCATTGGTGTAGGAGGTGCAGTTGCTATAGGAGTAGCTGTAGGGATCATTGTGCTTAGCCTTATTGGGCTGGCTGTCTGGTGCTTGAGGAGGCAGAAGAAAACGAAGCTTACTCGAGTTAATGGTGGTTATGTTATGCCATCCCCACTAGGCTCTTCCCCGAGATCAG GAGAAGGTATGCCAGTTTTGGATTGGGCAACACGTCTTAAAATTGCTGCTGGTGCAGCTCGTGGGATAGCTTATCTCCATGAAGACT GTCATCCTCGTATTATTCATAGGGATATCAAATCGTCAAACATTCTTTTAGATAACAACTTTGAAGCTCAG GTTTCGGACTTTGGACTTGCCAAGTTAGCTCTGGATGCAAATACTCATGTAACAACACGTGTTATGGGAACTTTTGG ATACATGGCCCCAGAATATGCATCAAGTGGTAAATTGACTGAGAAATCTGATGTATTTTCTTTTGGAGTCGTGCTTTTGGAGCTAATTACTGGACGAAAGCCTGTAGATGCATCTCAACCTCTTGGTGATGAAAGTCTAGTTGAATGG GCCAGGCCTTTACTGAGTCATGCACTGGATAGTGAGGACTTTGGGTATTTAGCAGATCCAAAGCTTGGTGGAAACTATGTTGAAAGTGAAATGTTTAGGATGATCGAGGCTGCCACAGCTTGTGTGCGGCATTCTGCTGCAAAAAGACCACGGATGGGACAG ATTGTGAGAGCTTTTGAAAGTTTGGCCACCTCAGATCTGAGCAATGGAATGAAAGTAGGTGAAAGTGAGGTATTTAACTCAGCACAGCAATCTGAAGAAATCAGATGGTTTCGGAGGATAGCTTTTGGCAGTCAAAATTACAGTACAGATTATTTTAGCGAAAGTAGCATTAGCAGGGGTAGTTGA